Below is a window of Halolamina sp. CBA1230 DNA.
TGCTGGGCTCCCACGGTATCGCCAACGACTCGACGGTCGTGTTCTACGGCGACAACTCCAACTGGTTCGCCGCCTACGCCTACTGGCAGTTCAAGTACTACGGCCACGAGGACGCCCGCCTGCTCGACGGCGGCCGCGACTACTGGCTCGAGCACGACTACCCGACGACCACGGAGGAGCCCGACTTCCCCGAGCAGGAGTACACCGCCCGCGGCCCGTTCGAGGACATCCGCGCGTACCGCGAGGACGTCGAGAACGCCATCGACCGCGGCGTTCCGCTCGTCGACGTCCGCTCGCCCGAGGAGTTCCGCGGCGAGGTGCTCGCGCCGCCCGGACTCAACGAGACCGCCCAGCGCGGCGGCCACATCCCCGGCGCCCAGAACATCTCCTGGGCCGCGACGGTCAACGACGACGGGACGTTCAAGTCCGCCGAGGAGCTGCGTGAACTGTACGCCGAGAAGGGGATCGACGGCGACGAGTCCGTCGTCGCCTACTGCCGCATCGGCGAGCGCTCCTCGATCGCGTGGTTCGCGCTCCACGAACTGCTCGGCTACGAGTCGACCGTGAACTACGACGGCTCCTGGACGGAGTGGGGTAATCTCGTCGGCGCGCCCGTCGAGACCGGCGACGCCGAATAGCGACGTCGCCCGCAGCGGTCGACTGCGACCGCCGCTTCCGTGGGCTACAAGCCGCTGCTGGCCCACCATCAGCGTATGGACGCCGACAGCTTCCTCGACGACCTGCGGGACGCTCACGGAACCGAACTCTCGCGGCTGAGCTCCTCGAAAGCCGTCTACGCGCTGACCGACGGGGAGATGGAGGGCGACGCCGTCCGGGCCGGCACCGCGCGCGAACTCCACGAACTCGCGTCGGTTCTCGACGGCTGGGCGACGACGAGCGAGGGCGAGGCGGCCGACCTGTTCGCCGACGCCGCCGAGTTCGCGGCAACGTTTGCCGACGACTTCGACAGCGAGGCGACGGTCCCCGAGGGCGAGTCAGCGACGGGTGTCACCGCCGACGCGCTCGCGGCGTGTGAGAGCGACCGGGAGCGGCTCGCCGGCGCCGCGGCGGCGTTCCTGGTGCTCGAGGAGCTCGCGGGCCAGCTGGTCGGCTTCTTCGTCGGCGACGCCGACCGCAAGAGCGCCGACGAGTTCCGGGAGTTCCGCGCGGAACTGGGCGACTACCGCGACGAGGCGGCCGCCCTGCTCGCGGACCACTGCGAGGGCGAAAGCGACTGGGAGACGGCCCACGAGGTCGGCGCCGACGTGGTCGACGGGGCGTACGACTGGTACGTCGACACCCTCGAATCCATGGGCGTCGAACCGAAGAACGTCTGCTGAGGATCGCTCCTGCGCTACCTATCAGAACCTGCACTCGAAACGAAGGGGCCTACACCCCGCCGACGGTCTCGCGGTAGGCGGTGATCGCTTCCTCGGCGTCGTCGACGTGGCTCGCGACTTCCTCGCTCGCGGCGTCGCGGATCTCCGACAGCGCGTTCAGGTGGCGCGCCAGCCGTCCCTGGTCGGGCCCGCGGTCGGCGGTCGCCAGTTGGGCGAACTGGTCGGACTGCTCGTGGAGGCGCTCCTGCAGGTCCGAGTCGGTCGCGCTCTCGGCGGCTTTTCGGAGTTCCTCGCTCGCGGTCTGGAGTTTCTCCCGAGGCATACGTCCGGGTTCGGCGCGGAGGGACAAAGCCGTTCGGCCGCGGTCAGTCCGCTAACTCCTCGCGACGTTCCCGGACGTTCTCGAGCGCGCTATCGACGCGGTCGCTCACGTCGCCGTCGGTCGTCTCGCGCAGCTCCCCGAGCGCGTGGAGGTGTTGCATCAGGTCGTCGCCGTCCGGTGTCTCCTCGGCAGCCGCGAGCGCGGCGATGCGGTCGGAGAGGTCGTACAGCCGCCGCTGAATCTCCTCGTCGTCGGCTGCGGCGCTGGCGTCCCTCAGTTCCTCGCTCGCCGTGCGGAGTCGGTCGTCGGACATGGCTGGACGGTCGGACCGACGGCGGGAAAGCGGTTCGGCTCGGCGGTGCGAACGGTTCCCACGACCGCGCCGCTCAAGTCCGTCCACCGCCTGCCTTGTGCCAATGAGCGACTCCGAGAGCGGTCCGCTCTCGCCGGACCAACCCGACGCCGAACGACCGTTCCGCGTCGACGCCCCCTTCGAGCCCGCGGGCGACCAGCCCGAGGCGATCGAGCAGCTCGCGGCGGGGTTCCGCGAGGGGATGGACCGGCAGACGCTGCTGGGCGTGACTGGGTCCGGGAAAACGAACACCGTCTCCTGGCTGATCGAGGAGATCCAGCAGCCCACCCTCGTCATCGCCCACAACAAGACGCTCGCGGCCCAGCTGTACGAGGAGTTCCGGGAGCTGTTCCCGGACAACGCCGTCGAGTACTTCGTCTCCTACTACGACTACTACCAGCCCGAGGCGTACGTCGAGCAGTCGGACACGTTCATCGAGAAGGACGCCTCGATCAACGACGAGATCGACCGCCTGCGCCACTCCGCGACGCGCTCGCTGCTCACCCGCGAGGACGTGATCGTCGTCGCCTCCGTCTCCGCCATCTACGGGCTGGGTGACCCGCGGAACTACGTCGACATGTCCCTGCGACTCGAGCAGGGCCAGCAGATCGACCGCGACGAACTGCTGGGGCGGCTGGTCGACCTGAACTACGAGCGCAACGACGTCGACTTCACGCAGGGCACGTTCCGCGTCCGGGGCGACACCGTGGAAATCTTCCCGATGTACGGCCGCTACGCCGTGCGCGTGGAGTTCTGGGGCGACGAGATCGACCGTATCCGGAAAGTGAACACCCTCGAGGGCGAGGTCGTGAGCGAGGAGCCGGCCGTGCTGCTCCACC
It encodes the following:
- a CDS encoding sulfurtransferase, with amino-acid sequence MVTDSEYATDALVSADWVEEHLDEFQSDDPEYRLVEVSVDTEAYDEVHAPGAIGLNWESQLQDQTQRDILSQDDFEELLGSHGIANDSTVVFYGDNSNWFAAYAYWQFKYYGHEDARLLDGGRDYWLEHDYPTTTEEPDFPEQEYTARGPFEDIRAYREDVENAIDRGVPLVDVRSPEEFRGEVLAPPGLNETAQRGGHIPGAQNISWAATVNDDGTFKSAEELRELYAEKGIDGDESVVAYCRIGERSSIAWFALHELLGYESTVNYDGSWTEWGNLVGAPVETGDAE